One segment of Saprospiraceae bacterium DNA contains the following:
- a CDS encoding EthD family reductase — translation MTAKIEFLSLIFVLTGLVACKTTHTKNASIPEIGMFKVSILYPNGEDKTFDMDYYEKKHMPMVAGFLGKNLKFYEIDKGIAGRTPGDKVPFVTIGYFYVRNVDEYNKAIAQNRDAIVSDFKNYTNIQPVVQISEIKKLEHNNLR, via the coding sequence ATGACAGCTAAAATTGAATTCCTCTCGCTAATTTTTGTCCTTACAGGCTTGGTAGCCTGCAAAACCACTCATACAAAAAACGCTTCCATTCCAGAAATCGGGATGTTCAAAGTATCTATACTTTACCCTAATGGGGAAGACAAAACCTTTGACATGGATTATTATGAAAAGAAACACATGCCAATGGTAGCTGGGTTTTTAGGCAAAAACTTAAAGTTTTATGAAATTGACAAGGGCATAGCGGGTAGAACACCCGGAGATAAGGTGCCTTTTGTGACCATTGGTTACTTTTATGTGCGGAATGTGGATGAGTACAACAAAGCGATAGCTCAGAACAGAGATGCCATCGTAAGTGATTTTAAAAACTATACTAATATCCAGCCAGTTGTGCAGATTAGTGAAATCAAAAAGTTGGAGCACAACAACTTGAGATAA
- a CDS encoding sigma-70 family RNA polymerase sigma factor yields the protein MNVLFLIQSALPSPSQMSEVPAPAQWPLVSPEEHHLLEAAAVGEPKACALLVRRYRSAVYAVALRLTGNSSDADEVTQDAFLRAFRYLPKFRGDSSFKTWLLRIAGRVAIDHLRRKRLATVSLDAPESPVAKLTEKSPSGLQHLMQSERSALLKKAMENLSKEDASALQLFYFQEKSIQEITVALGWTETNTKSRLSRARQRLRGVLLEKYANELEEWH from the coding sequence ATGAACGTCCTCTTCCTAATTCAATCGGCCCTGCCCTCGCCCAGTCAGATGAGTGAAGTGCCCGCGCCCGCTCAATGGCCGTTGGTCAGCCCCGAAGAACACCACTTGCTCGAAGCAGCAGCCGTCGGCGAACCAAAAGCCTGCGCCCTGTTGGTGCGGCGCTATCGGAGCGCCGTATATGCCGTCGCGCTCCGTCTCACGGGCAACTCAAGCGATGCCGACGAAGTAACTCAAGATGCTTTTTTGCGTGCATTTCGCTATTTGCCCAAATTTCGCGGCGACAGCAGCTTCAAGACGTGGCTCCTCCGCATCGCGGGTCGCGTCGCCATTGACCACCTGCGTCGCAAGCGGTTGGCGACCGTCTCGCTCGACGCGCCCGAATCGCCCGTCGCCAAGTTGACGGAAAAAAGCCCCAGCGGGTTGCAGCATTTGATGCAAAGCGAGCGCAGCGCCCTGCTCAAAAAGGCCATGGAAAACCTTTCCAAAGAAGATGCCTCAGCCCTGCAACTGTTTTATTTTCAGGAAAAAAGCATACAGGAAATCACCGTCGCCTTAGGTTGGACCGAAACCAACACCAAAAGTCGGCTCAGCCGCGCCCGTCAGCGCCTGCGCGGGGTGTTGCTGGAAAAATATGCCAACGAGTTGGAGGAATGGCATTGA
- a CDS encoding diheme cytochrome c-553: MKNASLAALCLLLVTVTMTNCQQQSVEKQPAVADATSKETPLQRGEYLSNILGCDDCHTPKNMTPQGPVPDMARRFMGHPAEEPFEAGDVKKAIGERFVAVFSPGMTAAAGPWGISYAANLTPDDTGIGNWTEEQFIKAIREGKSKGMEGTRPILPPMPWPGYAKMTDDDLKAMFAYLKTVKPIQNVVPNPKSL; the protein is encoded by the coding sequence ATGAAAAACGCATCTCTTGCGGCGCTTTGCCTTTTGCTCGTCACCGTCACAATGACCAACTGCCAACAACAATCTGTCGAAAAGCAACCGGCGGTCGCCGATGCCACTTCCAAGGAGACACCTCTTCAACGCGGGGAATATCTCTCCAACATACTTGGCTGCGACGATTGCCACACACCCAAAAACATGACCCCGCAAGGCCCGGTGCCAGACATGGCGCGTCGCTTCATGGGACATCCGGCAGAAGAGCCGTTTGAGGCAGGCGACGTGAAAAAAGCCATCGGCGAGCGCTTTGTGGCCGTGTTCAGCCCCGGCATGACCGCCGCCGCAGGGCCGTGGGGCATCTCTTACGCCGCCAACCTCACGCCCGACGACACGGGCATCGGCAACTGGACAGAAGAACAGTTTATCAAAGCAATCCGGGAAGGAAAGTCAAAAGGTATGGAAGGCACCCGCCCCATCCTGCCGCCAATGCCTTGGCCGGGCTACGCCAAAATGACTGACGATGACCTAAAGGCCATGTTTGCTTATTTGAAAACCGTGAAGCCCATCCAAAACGTGGTGCCGAATCCGAAATCGCTTTAA
- a CDS encoding diheme cytochrome c-553 gives MSAKTLLALPLMAAIFWLSNCQQQPSDKPATAQANLSKEAQVQRGEYLAGFAMCDDCHTPKIMTEHGPQFDMSRRFSGHPAGEPFDTTGMKDLATTRFVAVFSSGLTAYLGPWGVSYAANLTPDDTGIGNWTEAQFIKAIREGKSKGMDGTRPLLPPMPWEVVRNMTDDDLKSLFAYFKSVKPIQNVVPNPKSL, from the coding sequence ATGAGCGCAAAAACCCTTCTGGCACTTCCCCTGATGGCAGCCATTTTCTGGCTGAGCAATTGCCAACAACAACCCTCTGACAAACCAGCAACCGCGCAAGCCAACCTGTCCAAGGAAGCACAAGTACAGCGCGGCGAGTATCTTGCCGGATTCGCCATGTGCGACGACTGTCACACACCCAAAATAATGACGGAGCATGGCCCACAGTTTGATATGTCGCGCCGCTTTTCCGGCCACCCCGCAGGGGAGCCATTCGACACGACGGGCATGAAAGATTTGGCGACCACGCGATTCGTCGCGGTGTTTAGCTCGGGCTTGACCGCCTATTTGGGCCCATGGGGCGTCTCTTACGCAGCCAACCTTACGCCCGACGACACCGGCATTGGCAATTGGACAGAGGCGCAGTTCATCAAAGCCATCCGCGAAGGCAAAAGCAAAGGCATGGATGGTACGCGTCCATTGTTGCCGCCCATGCCATGGGAAGTGGTGCGCAACATGACCGATGATGATTTGAAGTCCTTGTTCGCCTATTTCAAGTCGGTGAAGCCCATCCAAAACGTGGTGCCGAATCCGAAGTCGCTTTAA
- a CDS encoding cupin domain-containing protein — protein MLATTIKKPVATAGEIRWLKNAQIRFLINPEDTGGDFAIVELTSLAGLEPPPHIHQNEDETFLLQEGEMRFFVGEQVIDAKPGMVVFAPRGIRHSFKILTPAARFHLLVSPGDFANYFREVSTETPLDGPIEPPPPAQLSIYTQYLERHYNIRFFHDSL, from the coding sequence ATGCTTGCCACAACAATCAAAAAGCCCGTCGCCACAGCAGGCGAAATCCGTTGGCTTAAAAATGCCCAAATCCGATTCCTCATCAATCCCGAGGATACGGGTGGTGACTTCGCCATTGTGGAACTGACCTCCCTCGCTGGCTTGGAGCCGCCCCCACACATTCACCAAAACGAAGACGAAACATTCCTGCTGCAAGAAGGGGAAATGCGCTTCTTCGTGGGCGAGCAAGTGATTGATGCCAAGCCCGGCATGGTCGTTTTCGCGCCTCGCGGCATTCGCCATTCCTTCAAAATCCTGACCCCGGCGGCGCGATTTCACCTGCTCGTTTCGCCCGGCGATTTCGCCAATTATTTCCGCGAAGTCAGCACCGAAACCCCTTTGGATGGCCCAATCGAGCCTCCACCGCCCGCTCAATTGAGCATCTATACCCAGTACCTCGAACGACACTACAACATTCGCTTCTTCCACGACAGCCTTTGA
- a CDS encoding AraC family transcriptional regulator: MKIVTESFAVPPDLQPYIGSFWYMLADGPAHETSPIQYCLANAMVEMIVHLTPPFHHHGYIGGKYAQFPEAFVGGVHVGPVLFQMQGGTGIFGISIKPETFVTLFERPIGEMADSFAEARSIFGDTLGDLIKRIQDAPSNENRVQVAIEFFRQRAALRTRHDRFYFTEAMQYIRTSTGQHSVDEVCEKVFVGKRQLQRIFQENLGISPKTYVRIVRFRSAYDFVQRHPKTTWTEISHNFGYSDQSHFIRDFKEFTGKNPTSFLTGFAPQTSTPLATKA, encoded by the coding sequence ATGAAAATAGTCACGGAAAGTTTTGCGGTACCCCCCGATTTGCAACCCTACATCGGCTCGTTTTGGTATATGTTGGCCGACGGCCCTGCCCATGAGACATCACCCATACAATACTGCTTGGCCAACGCTATGGTGGAGATGATTGTCCACCTCACCCCGCCATTTCACCATCATGGCTACATAGGTGGCAAATATGCCCAATTTCCAGAGGCTTTCGTGGGCGGCGTGCATGTGGGGCCAGTGTTGTTCCAGATGCAAGGCGGCACGGGGATATTTGGCATTAGCATCAAGCCAGAGACTTTTGTCACACTGTTCGAGCGCCCTATCGGCGAGATGGCTGATAGCTTCGCGGAAGCCCGCTCTATTTTTGGCGATACGCTCGGCGACCTCATCAAGCGTATTCAGGATGCCCCCTCAAACGAAAACCGGGTGCAAGTCGCCATTGAATTTTTCCGTCAACGTGCGGCGCTTCGCACACGGCACGACCGATTCTACTTCACGGAGGCCATGCAATACATCCGCACTTCCACGGGCCAACACTCGGTGGACGAAGTGTGTGAAAAAGTATTTGTCGGCAAGCGCCAATTGCAGCGCATTTTTCAGGAGAACCTCGGCATCAGCCCCAAAACCTACGTCCGCATCGTGCGCTTCAGGAGTGCTTACGATTTTGTGCAGCGCCACCCCAAGACGACTTGGACCGAAATCAGCCACAACTTTGGGTATTCCGACCAGTCGCACTTCATCCGCGATTTCAAGGAATTCACAGGAAAGAACCCAACTTCGTTCCTGACTGGCTTTGCCCCACAAACAAGCACTCCTTTGGCGACAAAGGCTTGA
- a CDS encoding cupin domain-containing protein — MKTLESRIIENPLIKDRVTFLETSAETNGKYTLVQVELAPSGGNELHYHKTFEETFTAVEGVLGIQVGKQIIHLNKGESATAPIGSLHRFFNPSDTEKVVFNVLLQPGSEGFERTLQVAYGLARDGRTSRKGVPKSLHHMALIIQWSDTNLPGVFSWLERGFRLLARRAIKKGMDKELIEQYCRI; from the coding sequence ATGAAAACACTTGAATCGAGAATCATCGAAAACCCACTCATCAAAGACCGCGTCACTTTCCTCGAAACATCCGCCGAGACCAACGGGAAATACACCCTTGTGCAAGTAGAGCTTGCTCCCAGCGGCGGCAACGAGCTGCACTATCACAAGACCTTCGAGGAAACCTTCACCGCAGTGGAGGGCGTGCTGGGCATTCAGGTCGGCAAGCAGATAATCCATCTGAACAAAGGCGAAAGCGCCACCGCCCCCATCGGCTCGCTCCACCGTTTTTTCAATCCGTCCGACACCGAAAAGGTGGTGTTCAACGTGCTGCTCCAACCCGGCAGCGAAGGCTTTGAAAGGACGCTTCAGGTGGCCTACGGCCTCGCCCGCGACGGCCGCACCTCCCGCAAAGGAGTTCCCAAAAGCCTTCATCACATGGCACTCATCATCCAATGGAGCGACACCAACCTGCCCGGCGTGTTCAGCTGGCTCGAAAGGGGATTCCGCTTGTTGGCGCGACGAGCCATCAAAAAAGGCATGGACAAAGAACTGATTGAACAGTATTGCCGTATTTGA
- a CDS encoding beta-lactamase family protein, which yields MKMPINSASAQVNALLQQQLDTRRTPGIYYAFFDADRLLHEFTGGKANVKNGTPVNAQTVFYGYSMTKTFTATAVMQLVERGKLHLDAPVKNHLPDFVYGNSILVRHLLAHSAGLPNPLPIGWIHRAEEHAGFDERGFFKAVLQKHPQTRFAPNEKFAYTNLGYIVLGWLIEQVSGIPYQQYVEQNILLPLGLSKHLGFACQSHWKVATGYQKAFSFGNFLLGFLLDKKQFMGEKTDGWKSFRSIYLNGAAYGGLIGMPSGFISFAQSLLKPDGGLLSQQSKQMMWQENELNNGKGSGMSLGWYKGGLYGQPYSCHAGGGGGFYCELRVYPESGLGSAVFTNRSGFSDERLLDRFDAPFFTK from the coding sequence ATGAAAATGCCTATCAACAGTGCCTCCGCGCAAGTCAATGCCCTTTTGCAACAACAATTGGATACCCGCCGAACTCCGGGCATCTATTACGCCTTTTTTGACGCAGACCGCCTCCTGCATGAGTTTACCGGTGGCAAGGCCAATGTAAAAAACGGAACACCCGTAAATGCGCAAACGGTTTTTTACGGATACTCCATGACGAAAACCTTCACGGCGACGGCAGTGATGCAATTGGTCGAACGGGGCAAACTGCATTTGGATGCCCCCGTGAAAAACCATCTGCCCGATTTTGTCTATGGCAATTCAATCCTCGTGCGCCACTTGCTGGCACACAGCGCTGGTTTGCCCAATCCCCTGCCCATCGGTTGGATACATCGAGCGGAAGAGCACGCCGGGTTCGACGAGCGCGGATTTTTCAAGGCCGTGCTCCAAAAACACCCCCAAACCCGGTTCGCGCCCAACGAGAAATTTGCCTACACCAACCTCGGATACATCGTGTTGGGCTGGCTCATCGAACAAGTGTCGGGCATCCCCTACCAACAATATGTGGAGCAAAACATACTGCTCCCGCTTGGCCTTTCAAAACATCTCGGTTTTGCCTGTCAAAGCCACTGGAAAGTAGCTACTGGCTATCAAAAAGCCTTCAGTTTTGGCAACTTCTTGCTCGGTTTTTTGCTGGACAAAAAGCAATTCATGGGCGAAAAAACAGATGGCTGGAAAAGCTTTCGCTCCATCTACCTCAACGGAGCGGCTTATGGAGGGCTTATTGGAATGCCGAGCGGGTTTATCTCTTTTGCTCAAAGTTTGTTGAAACCCGATGGAGGGTTGTTGTCGCAGCAAAGCAAACAAATGATGTGGCAAGAAAACGAACTGAACAACGGAAAAGGCTCGGGCATGAGCTTGGGTTGGTATAAGGGGGGGCTGTATGGACAACCCTACTCCTGCCATGCAGGCGGGGGGGGAGGGTTTTATTGCGAACTCAGGGTTTACCCCGAATCCGGGTTGGGTAGTGCGGTTTTTACCAATCGAAGCGGCTTCTCGGACGAGCGTTTGCTCGACAGGTTCGACGCGCCATTTTTTACAAAATAA
- a CDS encoding C40 family peptidase: MKISLTKIGTTTHWLIVLCLSVAVSHCKIFQKTESTAPPPSKPSTTRESTFRKEIVSYAAGFKGSKYTPAGKKPETGFDCSGFTSYVFQHFDISLSPAAREQVKQGVEKDIRRAQPGDLIFFRRSANEPIFHVSLVKSNNGKDLVVIHSTTSRGVIEEDVLNSTYWKQYIDSVRDVVSEKF; the protein is encoded by the coding sequence ATGAAAATTTCCCTGACAAAAATCGGCACCACCACCCACTGGCTCATCGTGCTTTGCCTGTCCGTAGCCGTCAGTCATTGCAAAATTTTCCAAAAAACCGAAAGCACCGCCCCCCCCCCTTCCAAACCCTCCACCACCCGCGAGTCCACGTTTCGCAAGGAAATAGTGAGCTATGCCGCCGGATTCAAAGGCTCAAAATATACCCCCGCCGGCAAAAAGCCCGAGACGGGTTTCGATTGCTCGGGTTTCACCAGTTATGTGTTCCAACATTTCGACATCTCCCTCTCGCCCGCCGCACGCGAACAGGTCAAACAGGGCGTGGAAAAAGACATCAGACGAGCGCAGCCCGGCGACCTCATCTTCTTCCGCCGAAGCGCCAACGAACCGATTTTTCACGTCTCGCTCGTAAAGTCGAACAACGGCAAAGACCTCGTCGTCATACACAGCACCACCTCGCGGGGCGTCATCGAAGAAGACGTGCTGAACAGCACCTATTGGAAACAATACATTGACTCCGTGCGCGATGTGGTGTCAGAAAAATTTTAG
- the eno gene encoding phosphopyruvate hydratase: MSAIREILAREILDSRGNPTIEAEVWTETGFAGRAAVPSGASTGVHEAVELRDEDASRYLGKGVKEAVKNVEKLLRPELVGMEVTDQIRIDRLMIERDGTRNKSKIGANAILAVSLATTHAAAEELGQPLYRYLGGVNAHVLPVPMMNILNGGSHADNGIDFQEFMVMPVGADSFREGLRMGVEIFHHLKKVLKSKGYATNVGDEGGFAPGIKNNEEAIQLVMTAIEAAGYRPLDDVVIALDPAASEFFDQEKGEYVFKKSTGERLSPKDMVAYWKDWCNRYPIYSIEDGLAEDDWSGWKSLTETLGHRIQLVGDDLFVTNTERLQKGIDEKVGNSILIKVNQIGSLTETIEAVTLATRHAYTSVISHRSGETEDTTIADIAVALNTGQIKTGSASRSDRVAKYNQLLRIEEELGDAATYLGRAIFGL, translated from the coding sequence ATGAGCGCCATCCGTGAAATACTCGCCCGCGAAATACTCGACTCACGCGGCAATCCCACCATCGAAGCAGAAGTTTGGACAGAAACAGGTTTTGCAGGCCGCGCCGCCGTGCCCAGCGGAGCCAGCACCGGCGTGCACGAGGCAGTAGAGCTGCGCGACGAAGATGCCAGCCGCTACCTTGGCAAAGGCGTGAAAGAAGCCGTCAAAAACGTGGAGAAATTGCTCCGCCCCGAGCTCGTGGGCATGGAAGTGACCGACCAAATCCGCATTGACCGCTTGATGATAGAGCGCGACGGCACGCGCAACAAATCGAAAATCGGCGCCAACGCCATCCTCGCCGTCTCGCTCGCCACAACACACGCCGCAGCCGAAGAGCTGGGCCAACCGCTCTATCGCTACCTCGGTGGCGTGAATGCCCATGTGTTGCCCGTCCCGATGATGAACATTCTCAACGGTGGCTCGCACGCCGACAATGGCATTGACTTTCAGGAATTCATGGTGATGCCCGTGGGCGCCGATTCTTTCCGGGAAGGGCTGCGCATGGGGGTCGAGATTTTTCACCACCTGAAAAAAGTGTTGAAAAGCAAGGGATACGCCACCAATGTCGGCGATGAAGGCGGGTTTGCGCCCGGCATCAAAAACAACGAAGAAGCCATTCAACTCGTGATGACAGCCATCGAAGCCGCAGGCTACCGCCCGCTCGACGACGTGGTCATCGCGCTCGACCCCGCCGCTTCCGAATTTTTTGACCAAGAAAAAGGCGAATACGTCTTCAAAAAATCAACGGGCGAACGCCTGTCGCCAAAAGACATGGTAGCTTATTGGAAAGACTGGTGCAATCGCTACCCGATTTACAGCATCGAGGACGGCCTTGCCGAAGACGACTGGTCGGGCTGGAAATCGCTCACCGAGACCCTCGGCCATCGCATCCAACTCGTGGGCGACGACCTGTTCGTCACCAACACCGAGCGCCTGCAAAAAGGCATTGACGAGAAAGTAGGCAACTCCATACTTATCAAAGTCAACCAGATTGGCTCACTCACGGAGACCATCGAGGCGGTCACCTTGGCCACGCGCCATGCTTACACCTCCGTCATCAGCCATCGCTCGGGCGAGACCGAAGACACCACTATCGCCGACATCGCCGTGGCGCTCAACACGGGCCAAATCAAAACCGGCTCGGCCTCACGCTCCGACCGGGTGGCCAAATACAACCAACTACTTCGCATCGAGGAAGAATTGGGCGATGCCGCTACGTATTTGGGAAGGGCGATTTTTGGGCTGTGA